DNA from Diabrotica virgifera virgifera chromosome 10, PGI_DIABVI_V3a:
gatttttttcgttCTATTTTCAAAGAGAGTTAATTGTAGTATAGCAAGTTGTTATTGAGAGTTTTGCTCCGAATTACATTTTTTGCATCGAAATTTTACAACATATTTCTATTAGAGAGCCTCCTATTagatatgttttttgtcttttttgtgttttatgcAGCGGGTTCGAAAATCGCAGTAGCgatgcatttttttttttcaatttattcgaagagagtgaattttagtatagcaagttgttattgttttaGGTGGATTTAGCAAGAAATAAGCAAGGTTTCATCCATTGCAGTGGAAACGAACATCCAGCAGCCAAATTCGAAATCGTTGAAACTTAACTTAACTAATCGTTGAATAAAAAAGAGGGtaagtgattttgtttttttataagccataCAATATAATATTGAAATGATTAAGGAAATAGTTAAGCAGTCGGATAATCTATTATTAACTATTAAAAGACTtcgtaaaataatttttgataaatttactCAAAATGATGCTAAAGTATGGTTAAAGCGATTAAATGCACATATTTGCAAatgtaataatttaattaaagctAAAAAATTACCCATTGGAACTGCTAAAAAATTACAATCAAACGTaggacattttaaacattttcgaagaataattttaaattttaatagacGTGTTGGTCTAGGACTTAATTCAAAATTACGAAATAGAGTAAAATGGGAAAATGTCGCTTCAAGTTTTGCAAGTCGGATTAAGACAGgggttataataaatttatatcataAGGATGTAGGACCGTTTTTGAATGATGCTTTtaccatatttaaacaaaaagttaaaACTGTTTTGAAATCTAATAGAGTACTTAAAGTCAACACTACTTTGTGGGGGGAATTTATTAAAAAGACAGGTGATAGTGAGAGTTTAGATTTGATACATTTTAGCACTAAAAATGTCATTATAGATAGTTATTCAACCGATTTACACATTTGGTTTAGCGAAAATGTTaaagatataatttttaaaaaaatgtctgaGTTTGCAGAAAAAGGTTCAGGTGCCGCTCTCTCTAAAGTAATCTCATTAGAAGTTAACATCAATAAAGTCGAAATTGGGAACGGATCATCGTACATTAAACTTCCTGAACAAATTCAAAAGCGTCGAGCAtgtataaatatcaaaaattacgatcaaaattgcttttattgggcgattattagctctctttatccagctAAAATACATACAGAACGTACATCGGCATATCCATATTACAGTACGGCGTTGAAAACGGAGGACTTGGAAGCTCCAATGCCTTTAAGTCATattacaaaatttgaaaaaataaatactatatcagtgaatgtttatgctttggaattaaaCCAAGTTAAGGAAAAACAATTTTACGAAGTAGTACCTGCTAGACTTACACAAAACAAGcttgatagacatgtaaatttgcTTCTAattcaggataaatattttcCAAAGTTAAATGATTACGACGCTCCTCCTAGTGACGatgaaaatattgaaataaaatatcattattgCTGGATTAAAGATATGTCTAGGTTGTTAAGTTCTCAGTTAAGTAAAaactcaaataaaaaatatatttgtgatCGCTGCATGAATTATTTTTACAGCGGGAATAAACTTGCGGAGCACGAAGAGTTCTGCAGAGACATAAACAAATGTAAAATGACTGTTCCCAAATACGATCATGTTGCTTTTAGAAATTTCACATACAAACAAACCACTCCCTTTATCATATATGCtgattttgaatgtcagttacaTAATTTTACAGATTCTAATGTAAAACTGAGCAAAACAGCAAAATACCAAAAGCATGTACCTTATAGTGCAGGCTATTACTTTAAATGTGCTTACGATGACGGCTTATCATATTTTCGAAGCTACAGAGGTGAAAATTGCATGGAGTGGTTTGCAAAAGAAATGGCTGAAATATCCAAATTTGTCGATTCTAAAATAAAATCAATTGTACCTATGGTTAAAAAGCCTAGTACAAGTAAGGCAACTGTCTGTCATATTTGTGAGAAACGCTTTTTAGCTACAGATATAATTGTGGTAGATCATGATCATTTTACCGGAGAGGTAAGAGGATTTGCACACCAAGCATGCAATTTAAACTTCAGAAAGGTGTTTGTTGTGCCAGTAGCCTTCCATAATTTTAGTGGATATGACTCACATTTCATGATTATCGATTTATGCAAACATGGGCACCTGAGCTTACTTcctattaataaagaaaaatatatttcttttactCTACATTCAGATGAGCATAAAATTAGACTAAGATTTATCGATACTATGAGATTTATGGGAGCTTCACTCGATGAATTAGCATCACTTTTAGATACTTCAGAGAAGAAGATTTTAAAACAAGAATTTTACAGTTTAGATGATAATGCATTTAATTTATTAACTTGCAAAGGAGTATTTTGCTATGATTATGTTGATAGTTTGGAAAAATTAGAGGAAACTTCTTTACCTACAATTagtcatttttataataaattatgtgATGAACATATTAGCGAACAGAAGTATGCTCATGCGCAGAaagtttggtctacatttgaatGTAAAAATTTGGGAGAGTATAGCGATTTGTACTTAAAAACAGATATTTTGCTTCTGGCTGATGTATTTGAACAATTTAGACAAAAATGTAGGGATACGTACCATTTAGATCCTGCGTGGTATTATACCATACCAGGTTATACATGGGACTGTATGCTTAGGTATACAAAATGTAGATTAGAGTTATTAAAAGATGTGGATATgattttgtttattgaaaaaggCATAAGAGGCGGAATATCTGTGTGTAGTAACCGATTTTCGGAAGCTAACAATAAGTACATGTCGACATATGACCCCACACAGCCCTCTAAGTACATCATGTATTTAGATGTAAATAATCTCTATGGTTGGGCTATGAGTGAATATTTACCCTTTGGAGGATTTAAGTGGATTGAAGATGTAACCAAATTTGGTGTAGCATCTAAATCCACTAAACTTCCCAAGGGGCATATTGATATTATGTCAATTCCGAATGCTGCGAAGGAGGGCTATTTCTTTCAAGTTGACTTAGAGTATCCACTTGAATTACACGACAAACATAAAGATTTTCCATTTGCTGCCGAACACCGCATTCCTCCCGGTTCAAAACTACCAAAATTATTGCCAACTCTTTTTAATAAGTCaaaatatattattcattatagAAATTTAAAGCAGGCTTTATCTAACGGATTAATTTTAACTAAAATACATAAAGTTTTGAAATTTAATCAATCTGCATGGCTGCGGCCCTATATTGAGTTAAATACTAACTTACGGGCTGCATCTaagagcagttttgagaaaaatctcTATAAAATGATGAACAATGCTGTGTTTGGTAAGACCATGGAGAATATAAGGAGGCATAGaactgtaaaaatatgtaaaaattggaATGGAAGGTATGGAGCCAAAAACTTGATTGCAAGTATTCGGTTTCACAGTCGTACTATCTTTAGTGAAAACCTGGTGGCCATCGAACTAACCAAATCAGTAGTGTGTTTTAATAAGCCTCTGTATATAGGTGCAGCAATCCTAGACATatcaaaattatgtatgtatgattTT
Protein-coding regions in this window:
- the LOC126893345 gene encoding uncharacterized protein LOC126893345, with the translated sequence MIKEIVKQSDNLLLTIKRLRKIIFDKFTQNDAKVWLKRLNAHICKCNNLIKAKKLPIGTAKKLQSNVGHFKHFRRIILNFNRRVGLGLNSKLRNRVKWENVASSFASRIKTGVIINLYHKDVGPFLNDAFTIFKQKVKTVLKSNRVLKVNTTLWGEFIKKTGDSESLDLIHFSTKNVIIDSYSTDLHIWFSENVKDIIFKKMSEFAEKGSGAALSKVISLEVNINKVEIGNGSSYIKLPEQIQKRRACINIKNYDQNCFYWAIISSLYPAKIHTERTSAYPYYSTALKTEDLEAPMPLSHITKFEKINTISVNVYALELNQVKEKQFYEVVPARLTQNKLDRHVNLLLIQDKYFPKLNDYDAPPSDDENIEIKYHYCWIKDMSRLLSSQLSKNSNKKYICDRCMNYFYSGNKLAEHEEFCRDINKCKMTVPKYDHVAFRNFTYKQTTPFIIYADFECQLHNFTDSNVKLSKTAKYQKHVPYSAGYYFKCAYDDGLSYFRSYRGENCMEWFAKEMAEISKFVDSKIKSIVPMVKKPSTSKATVCHICEKRFLATDIIVVDHDHFTGEVRGFAHQACNLNFRKVFVVPVAFHNFSGYDSHFMIIDLCKHGHLSLLPINKEKYISFTLHSDEHKIRLRFIDTMRFMGASLDELASLLDTSEKKILKQEFYSLDDNAFNLLTCKGVFCYDYVDSLEKLEETSLPTISHFYNKLCDEHISEQKYAHAQKVWSTFECKNLGEYSDLYLKTDILLLADVFEQFRQKCRDTYHLDPAWYYTIPGYTWDCMLRYTKCRLELLKDVDMILFIEKGIRGGISVCSNRFSEANNKYMSTYDPTQPSKYIMYLDVNNLYGWAMSEYLPFGGFKWIEDVTKFGVASKSTKLPKGHIDIMSIPNAAKEGYFFQVDLEYPLELHDKHKDFPFAAEHRIPPGSKLPKLLPTLFNKSKYIIHYRNLKQALSNGLILTKIHKVLKFNQSAWLRPYIELNTNLRAASKSSFEKNLYKMMNNAVFGKTMENIRRHRTVKICKNWNGRYGAKNLIASIRFHSRTIFSENLVAIELTKSVVCFNKPLYIGAAILDISKLCMYDFHYSFMLPTMGEENCMLLYMDTDSFIYELQCLDAYKEVLKAHNSKFDTSDYSENNPYMIERLNKKIPGLMKDEANGKIITNFIGLRSKMYTFKLQTTDEEREKERERLKLKLNKEQIDCGIQNLGITKKAKGVKYNVVKNIITFEDFENCLKEYKIKSTNQRCIRSYQHSVFSIEQTKTALSPYDDKRYLIPESFKTLPWGHCDIP